From a region of the Panicum virgatum strain AP13 chromosome 2K, P.virgatum_v5, whole genome shotgun sequence genome:
- the LOC120694742 gene encoding rho GTPase-activating protein 7-like isoform X8: MAASASASALAERQARGGVASASGNAVFKSGPLFISSKGIGWKSWKKRWFILTRTSLVFFKSDPSTLPQRSGEVNLTLGGIDLNNSGSVVVREDKKLLTVLFPDGRAFTLKAETSEDLFEWKTALEEALAQAPNAALVMGHNGIFRNDTTDVYEGAIPNWREKRPIKSLVVGRPILLALEDIDGSPSFLEKALRFLEKHGIKVEGILRQAADVEEVDRRLQEYEQGRTEFAPEEDAHVIGDCVKHVLRELPSSPIPASCCTALLEAFRLEIKEARINSMRAAVSETFPEPNRRLLQRILRMMHTIASHTAENRMTPSAVAACMAPLLLRPLMAGECEMEDDFDMNGDSAAQLIAAANAANSAQGIVTTLLEEYNNIFNDEHLWCSLSPDSQTGDSGTEESTHDETVDIKDNGFHDAENDADQDLDDAERLLSGKLSETSACTRAELYDYKEVNGNDSDAEPSVGDNTLEPNIGPNDDPLSHLTETGSMRVQQSLNGKDPSNLVSSHETPLSMGEILLSLDAGIQLPGPGAEYPKDRHSNKPNGTQQHVKRSNLWGRNNARKGQQSELIDPSVEEELAIQRLEVTKNDLQIRIAKEARGNAILQASLERRKQALHERRVALEQDVSRLQEQLQAERDLRAALEVGLSMSSSQLSSSRSMDSKGVEYGRSPAVPSSTLVELTTRLDFFKERRSQLMEQLHSLDLGHGSASHGFPYKPSPPWNSPR; this comes from the exons ATGGCGGCGTCGGCATCGGCATCGGCATTGGCGGAGCggcaggcgcgcggcggcgtggcgtcggcGAGCGGCAACGCG GTGTTTAAGAGTGGCCCTCTCTTCATATCATCCAAAG GAATTGGATGGAAATCATGGAAAAAACGTTGGTTCATCCTCACAAGAACATCGCTGGTTTTCTTCAAGAGCGATCCT AGTACATTGCCTCAGCGAAGTGGTGAAGTGAACCTTACATTGGGGGGAATTGACCTGAATAATTCCGGAAG TGTGGTAGTCAGGGAAGACAAAAAGTTGCTGACTGTCCTTTTTCCAGATGGCCGTGCCTTTACCTTGAAG GCAGAAACTTCTGAAGACTTATTCGAGTGGAAAACAGCACTGGAAGAAGCTCTTGCACAGGCTCCAAATGCAGCTCTTGTGATGGGACATAATGGAATATTTCGTAATGACACAACAGATGTATACGAAGGGGCTATTCCAAATT ggagagagaagagaccTATCAAATCACTAGTTGTTGGCAGGCCAATACTACTTGCACTGGAAGATATAGATGGCAGTCCTTCTTTTCTAGAAAAAGCTTTGCGTTTCCTTGAGAAACATG GAATAAAAGTGGAAGGAATTCTGCGTCAAGCTGCAGATGTGGAGGAGGTTGACAGGagattgcaagaatatgaacaAG GAAGGACAGAGTTTGCACCAGAAGAGGATGCTCATGTTATTGGTGACTGCGTAAAG CATGTTCTTCGTGagcttccatcttctccaattCCTGCTTCCTGCTGCACAGCATTATTGGAAGCTTTCC GTCTGGAGATCAAGGAAGCTCGGATCAATTCGATGCGTGCAGCAGTATCTGAAACATTTCCTGAGCCTAATAGGCGGCTGCTACAGAG AATTTTAAGAATGATGCATACCATTGCTTCTCACACTGCTGAGAATCGAATGACTCCATCAGCAGTTGCTGCTTGTATGGCCCCGCTCTTGTTACGTCCCCTTATGGCCGGTGAATGCGAGATGGAAGATGACTTTGACATGAATGGTGACAGTGCTGCTCAGCTTATTGCAGCAGCTAATGCTGCTAACAGTGCTCAAGGCATTGTCACCACTCTATTAGAGGAATACAATAACATATTCAAC GATGAGCACCTCTGGTGCTCCTTGTCACCAGATTCTCAAACCGGAGATAGTGGAACTGAAGAATCAACACATGATGAAACCGTGGATATCAAGGATAATGGATTTCATGATGCAGAAAATGATGCAGATCAGGACTTAGATGATGCTGAGCGATTATTGAGTGGAAAATTGAGTGAAACCAGTGCGTGCACCCGTGCTGAGCTCTATGACTACAAG GAGGTTAATGGCAATGATTCAGACGCTGAACCCTCTGTTGGGGATAACACTTTGGAACCAAATATAGGACCAAATGATGATCCGCTAAGCCATTTAACTGAAACTGGCTCAATGAGAGTCCAACAATCATTGAATGGAAAAGATCCATCAAATCTGGTTTCCAGTCATGAAACTCCATTGTCAATGGGAGAAATTCTTTTGTCGTTGGATGCTGGGATTCAATTACCTGGTCCTGGAGCTGAATATCCTAAGGACAGACACTCCAACAAACCCAATGGAACTCAGCAGCATGTGAAGCGTTCTAACTTATGGGGACGTAATAAT GCAAGAAAAGGCCAACAGTCGGAATTAATTGATCCATCTGTCGAAGAAGA gctTGCTATCCAAAGACTTGAGGTAACAAAAAATGATCTACAGATCAGGATTGCAAAGGAG GCTAGAGGTAATGCAATCCTACAGGCAAGtctggaaagaagaaaacaagCATTACATGAGCGTCGGGTAGCTTTGGAACAGGAT GTGTCAAGGTTGCAAGAGCAACTACAGGCTGAAAGGGATCTTAGAGCTGCACTCGAGGTTGGATTAAGCATGTCTTCTTCACAATTGTCTAGTTCACGCTCCATGGATTCAAAG
- the LOC120694742 gene encoding rho GTPase-activating protein 7-like isoform X4: protein MAASASASALAERQARGGVASASGNAVFKSGPLFISSKGIGWKSWKKRWFILTRTSLVFFKSDPSTLPQRSGEVNLTLGGIDLNNSGSVVVREDKKLLTVLFPDGRAFTLKAETSEDLFEWKTALEEALAQAPNAALVMGHNGIFRNDTTDVYEGAIPNWREKRPIKSLVVGRPILLALEDIDGSPSFLEKALRFLEKHGIKVEGILRQAADVEEVDRRLQEYEQGRTEFAPEEDAHVIGDCVKHVLRELPSSPIPASCCTALLEAFRLEIKEARINSMRAAVSETFPEPNRRLLQRILRMMHTIASHTAENRMTPSAVAACMAPLLLRPLMAGECEMEDDFDMNGDSAAQLIAAANAANSAQGIVTTLLEEYNNIFNVSFCFYLSIFNDEHLWCSLSPDSQTGDSGTEESTHDETVDIKDNGFHDAENDADQDLDDAERLLSGKLSETSACTRAELYDYKEVNGNDSDAEPSVGDNTLEPNIGPNDDPLSHLTETGSMRVQQSLNGKDPSNLVSSHETPLSMGEILLSLDAGIQLPGPGAEYPKDRHSNKPNGTQQHVKRSNLWGRNNARKGQQSELIDPSVEEELAIQRLEVTKNDLQIRIAKEARGNAILQASLERRKQALHERRVALEQDVSRLQEQLQAERDLRAALEVGLSMSSSQLSSSRSMDSKTKAELEEIALAEADVARLKQKVAELHLQLNQQRQHQHGSSVDANDRYQHLPSHISQNIVQPGFDRSIAFCNQEKTQRNKESLPSSSHWRSIKQHVMSHGSSRPFSRKHSLDASLSDSRRHQQYPL from the exons ATGGCGGCGTCGGCATCGGCATCGGCATTGGCGGAGCggcaggcgcgcggcggcgtggcgtcggcGAGCGGCAACGCG GTGTTTAAGAGTGGCCCTCTCTTCATATCATCCAAAG GAATTGGATGGAAATCATGGAAAAAACGTTGGTTCATCCTCACAAGAACATCGCTGGTTTTCTTCAAGAGCGATCCT AGTACATTGCCTCAGCGAAGTGGTGAAGTGAACCTTACATTGGGGGGAATTGACCTGAATAATTCCGGAAG TGTGGTAGTCAGGGAAGACAAAAAGTTGCTGACTGTCCTTTTTCCAGATGGCCGTGCCTTTACCTTGAAG GCAGAAACTTCTGAAGACTTATTCGAGTGGAAAACAGCACTGGAAGAAGCTCTTGCACAGGCTCCAAATGCAGCTCTTGTGATGGGACATAATGGAATATTTCGTAATGACACAACAGATGTATACGAAGGGGCTATTCCAAATT ggagagagaagagaccTATCAAATCACTAGTTGTTGGCAGGCCAATACTACTTGCACTGGAAGATATAGATGGCAGTCCTTCTTTTCTAGAAAAAGCTTTGCGTTTCCTTGAGAAACATG GAATAAAAGTGGAAGGAATTCTGCGTCAAGCTGCAGATGTGGAGGAGGTTGACAGGagattgcaagaatatgaacaAG GAAGGACAGAGTTTGCACCAGAAGAGGATGCTCATGTTATTGGTGACTGCGTAAAG CATGTTCTTCGTGagcttccatcttctccaattCCTGCTTCCTGCTGCACAGCATTATTGGAAGCTTTCC GTCTGGAGATCAAGGAAGCTCGGATCAATTCGATGCGTGCAGCAGTATCTGAAACATTTCCTGAGCCTAATAGGCGGCTGCTACAGAG AATTTTAAGAATGATGCATACCATTGCTTCTCACACTGCTGAGAATCGAATGACTCCATCAGCAGTTGCTGCTTGTATGGCCCCGCTCTTGTTACGTCCCCTTATGGCCGGTGAATGCGAGATGGAAGATGACTTTGACATGAATGGTGACAGTGCTGCTCAGCTTATTGCAGCAGCTAATGCTGCTAACAGTGCTCAAGGCATTGTCACCACTCTATTAGAGGAATACAATAACATATTCAACGTGAGTTTCTGCTTCTACCTCAGCATCTTTAAT GATGAGCACCTCTGGTGCTCCTTGTCACCAGATTCTCAAACCGGAGATAGTGGAACTGAAGAATCAACACATGATGAAACCGTGGATATCAAGGATAATGGATTTCATGATGCAGAAAATGATGCAGATCAGGACTTAGATGATGCTGAGCGATTATTGAGTGGAAAATTGAGTGAAACCAGTGCGTGCACCCGTGCTGAGCTCTATGACTACAAG GAGGTTAATGGCAATGATTCAGACGCTGAACCCTCTGTTGGGGATAACACTTTGGAACCAAATATAGGACCAAATGATGATCCGCTAAGCCATTTAACTGAAACTGGCTCAATGAGAGTCCAACAATCATTGAATGGAAAAGATCCATCAAATCTGGTTTCCAGTCATGAAACTCCATTGTCAATGGGAGAAATTCTTTTGTCGTTGGATGCTGGGATTCAATTACCTGGTCCTGGAGCTGAATATCCTAAGGACAGACACTCCAACAAACCCAATGGAACTCAGCAGCATGTGAAGCGTTCTAACTTATGGGGACGTAATAAT GCAAGAAAAGGCCAACAGTCGGAATTAATTGATCCATCTGTCGAAGAAGA gctTGCTATCCAAAGACTTGAGGTAACAAAAAATGATCTACAGATCAGGATTGCAAAGGAG GCTAGAGGTAATGCAATCCTACAGGCAAGtctggaaagaagaaaacaagCATTACATGAGCGTCGGGTAGCTTTGGAACAGGAT GTGTCAAGGTTGCAAGAGCAACTACAGGCTGAAAGGGATCTTAGAGCTGCACTCGAGGTTGGATTAAGCATGTCTTCTTCACAATTGTCTAGTTCACGCTCCATGGATTCAAAG ACAAAGGCAGAGCTTGAGGAGATTGCTCTCGCAGAAGCTGATGTTGCAAG ATTAAAACAGAAGGTTGCAGAGCTTCATCTCCAACTCAATCAACAGCGCCAGCACCAGCATGGCTCTTCTGTAGATGCTAATGATCGTTATCAACACCTTCCAAGTCATATCTCGCA GAATATTGTCCAACCAGGATTTGACAGGAGCATTGCTTTCTGTAATCAAGAGAAGACGCAAAGGAATAAG GAGAGCTTGCCAAGttcatcccactggagaagtaTCAAGCAGCATGTGATGTCGCATGGTTCTTCAAGGCCTTTCTCCCGCAAGCATTCCCTGGATGCCTCCTTGAGTGATTCAAGGAGGCATCAACAGTACCCACTGTGA
- the LOC120694742 gene encoding rho GTPase-activating protein 7-like isoform X16, which translates to MAASASASALAERQARGGVASASGNAVFKSGPLFISSKGIGWKSWKKRWFILTRTSLVFFKSDPSTLPQRSGEVNLTLGGIDLNNSGSVVVREDKKLLTVLFPDGRAFTLKAETSEDLFEWKTALEEALAQAPNAALVMGHNGIFRNDTTDVYEGAIPNWREKRPIKSLVVGRPILLALEDIDGSPSFLEKALRFLEKHGIKVEGILRQAADVEEVDRRLQEYEQGRTEFAPEEDAHVIGDCVKHVLRELPSSPIPASCCTALLEAFRLEIKEARINSMRAAVSETFPEPNRRLLQRILRMMHTIASHTAENRMTPSAVAACMAPLLLRPLMAGECEMEDDFDMNGDSAAQLIAAANAANSAQGIVTTLLEEYNNIFNDEHLWCSLSPDSQTGDSGTEESTHDETVDIKDNGFHDAENDADQDLDDAERLLSGKLSETSACTRAELYDYKEVNGNDSDAEPSVGDNTLEPNIGPNDDPLSHLTETGSMRVQQSLNGKDPSNLVSSHETPLSMGEILLSLDAGIQLPGPGAEYPKDRHSNKPNGTQQHVKRSNLWGRNNARKGQQSELIDPSVEEELAIQRLEVTKNDLQIRIAKEARGNAILQASLERRKQALHERRVALEQDVSRLQEQLQAERDLRAALEVGLSMSSSQLSSSRSMDSKEYCPTRI; encoded by the exons ATGGCGGCGTCGGCATCGGCATCGGCATTGGCGGAGCggcaggcgcgcggcggcgtggcgtcggcGAGCGGCAACGCG GTGTTTAAGAGTGGCCCTCTCTTCATATCATCCAAAG GAATTGGATGGAAATCATGGAAAAAACGTTGGTTCATCCTCACAAGAACATCGCTGGTTTTCTTCAAGAGCGATCCT AGTACATTGCCTCAGCGAAGTGGTGAAGTGAACCTTACATTGGGGGGAATTGACCTGAATAATTCCGGAAG TGTGGTAGTCAGGGAAGACAAAAAGTTGCTGACTGTCCTTTTTCCAGATGGCCGTGCCTTTACCTTGAAG GCAGAAACTTCTGAAGACTTATTCGAGTGGAAAACAGCACTGGAAGAAGCTCTTGCACAGGCTCCAAATGCAGCTCTTGTGATGGGACATAATGGAATATTTCGTAATGACACAACAGATGTATACGAAGGGGCTATTCCAAATT ggagagagaagagaccTATCAAATCACTAGTTGTTGGCAGGCCAATACTACTTGCACTGGAAGATATAGATGGCAGTCCTTCTTTTCTAGAAAAAGCTTTGCGTTTCCTTGAGAAACATG GAATAAAAGTGGAAGGAATTCTGCGTCAAGCTGCAGATGTGGAGGAGGTTGACAGGagattgcaagaatatgaacaAG GAAGGACAGAGTTTGCACCAGAAGAGGATGCTCATGTTATTGGTGACTGCGTAAAG CATGTTCTTCGTGagcttccatcttctccaattCCTGCTTCCTGCTGCACAGCATTATTGGAAGCTTTCC GTCTGGAGATCAAGGAAGCTCGGATCAATTCGATGCGTGCAGCAGTATCTGAAACATTTCCTGAGCCTAATAGGCGGCTGCTACAGAG AATTTTAAGAATGATGCATACCATTGCTTCTCACACTGCTGAGAATCGAATGACTCCATCAGCAGTTGCTGCTTGTATGGCCCCGCTCTTGTTACGTCCCCTTATGGCCGGTGAATGCGAGATGGAAGATGACTTTGACATGAATGGTGACAGTGCTGCTCAGCTTATTGCAGCAGCTAATGCTGCTAACAGTGCTCAAGGCATTGTCACCACTCTATTAGAGGAATACAATAACATATTCAAC GATGAGCACCTCTGGTGCTCCTTGTCACCAGATTCTCAAACCGGAGATAGTGGAACTGAAGAATCAACACATGATGAAACCGTGGATATCAAGGATAATGGATTTCATGATGCAGAAAATGATGCAGATCAGGACTTAGATGATGCTGAGCGATTATTGAGTGGAAAATTGAGTGAAACCAGTGCGTGCACCCGTGCTGAGCTCTATGACTACAAG GAGGTTAATGGCAATGATTCAGACGCTGAACCCTCTGTTGGGGATAACACTTTGGAACCAAATATAGGACCAAATGATGATCCGCTAAGCCATTTAACTGAAACTGGCTCAATGAGAGTCCAACAATCATTGAATGGAAAAGATCCATCAAATCTGGTTTCCAGTCATGAAACTCCATTGTCAATGGGAGAAATTCTTTTGTCGTTGGATGCTGGGATTCAATTACCTGGTCCTGGAGCTGAATATCCTAAGGACAGACACTCCAACAAACCCAATGGAACTCAGCAGCATGTGAAGCGTTCTAACTTATGGGGACGTAATAAT GCAAGAAAAGGCCAACAGTCGGAATTAATTGATCCATCTGTCGAAGAAGA gctTGCTATCCAAAGACTTGAGGTAACAAAAAATGATCTACAGATCAGGATTGCAAAGGAG GCTAGAGGTAATGCAATCCTACAGGCAAGtctggaaagaagaaaacaagCATTACATGAGCGTCGGGTAGCTTTGGAACAGGAT GTGTCAAGGTTGCAAGAGCAACTACAGGCTGAAAGGGATCTTAGAGCTGCACTCGAGGTTGGATTAAGCATGTCTTCTTCACAATTGTCTAGTTCACGCTCCATGGATTCAAAG GAATATTGTCCAACCAGGATTTGA
- the LOC120694742 gene encoding rho GTPase-activating protein 7-like isoform X3, protein MAASASASALAERQARGGVASASGNAVFKSGPLFISSKGIGWKSWKKRWFILTRTSLVFFKSDPSTLPQRSGEVNLTLGGIDLNNSGSVVVREDKKLLTVLFPDGRAFTLKAETSEDLFEWKTALEEALAQAPNAALVMGHNGIFRNDTTDVYEGAIPNWREKRPIKSLVVGRPILLALEDIDGSPSFLEKALRFLEKHGIKVEGILRQAADVEEVDRRLQEYEQGRTEFAPEEDAHVIGDCVKHVLRELPSSPIPASCCTALLEAFRLEIKEARINSMRAAVSETFPEPNRRLLQRILRMMHTIASHTAENRMTPSAVAACMAPLLLRPLMAGECEMEDDFDMNGDSAAQLIAAANAANSAQGIVTTLLEEYNNIFNDEHLWCSLSPDSQTGDSGTEESTHDETVDIKDNGFHDAENDADQDLDDAERLLSGKLSETSACTRAELYDYKEVNGNDSDAEPSVGDNTLEPNIGPNDDPLSHLTETGSMRVQQSLNGKDPSNLVSSHETPLSMGEILLSLDAGIQLPGPGAEYPKDRHSNKPNGTQQHVKRSNLWGRNNARKGQQSELIDPSVEEELAIQRLEVTKNDLQIRIAKEARGNAILQASLERRKQALHERRVALEQDVSRLQEQLQAERDLRAALEVGLSMSSSQLSSSRSMDSKTKAELEEIALAEADVARLKQKVAELHLQLNQQRQHQHGSSVDANDRYQHLPSHISQNIVQPGFDRSIAFCNQEKTQRNKQGVEYGRSPAVPSSTLVELTTRLDFFKERRSQLMEQLHSLDLGHGSASHGFPYKPSPPWNSPR, encoded by the exons ATGGCGGCGTCGGCATCGGCATCGGCATTGGCGGAGCggcaggcgcgcggcggcgtggcgtcggcGAGCGGCAACGCG GTGTTTAAGAGTGGCCCTCTCTTCATATCATCCAAAG GAATTGGATGGAAATCATGGAAAAAACGTTGGTTCATCCTCACAAGAACATCGCTGGTTTTCTTCAAGAGCGATCCT AGTACATTGCCTCAGCGAAGTGGTGAAGTGAACCTTACATTGGGGGGAATTGACCTGAATAATTCCGGAAG TGTGGTAGTCAGGGAAGACAAAAAGTTGCTGACTGTCCTTTTTCCAGATGGCCGTGCCTTTACCTTGAAG GCAGAAACTTCTGAAGACTTATTCGAGTGGAAAACAGCACTGGAAGAAGCTCTTGCACAGGCTCCAAATGCAGCTCTTGTGATGGGACATAATGGAATATTTCGTAATGACACAACAGATGTATACGAAGGGGCTATTCCAAATT ggagagagaagagaccTATCAAATCACTAGTTGTTGGCAGGCCAATACTACTTGCACTGGAAGATATAGATGGCAGTCCTTCTTTTCTAGAAAAAGCTTTGCGTTTCCTTGAGAAACATG GAATAAAAGTGGAAGGAATTCTGCGTCAAGCTGCAGATGTGGAGGAGGTTGACAGGagattgcaagaatatgaacaAG GAAGGACAGAGTTTGCACCAGAAGAGGATGCTCATGTTATTGGTGACTGCGTAAAG CATGTTCTTCGTGagcttccatcttctccaattCCTGCTTCCTGCTGCACAGCATTATTGGAAGCTTTCC GTCTGGAGATCAAGGAAGCTCGGATCAATTCGATGCGTGCAGCAGTATCTGAAACATTTCCTGAGCCTAATAGGCGGCTGCTACAGAG AATTTTAAGAATGATGCATACCATTGCTTCTCACACTGCTGAGAATCGAATGACTCCATCAGCAGTTGCTGCTTGTATGGCCCCGCTCTTGTTACGTCCCCTTATGGCCGGTGAATGCGAGATGGAAGATGACTTTGACATGAATGGTGACAGTGCTGCTCAGCTTATTGCAGCAGCTAATGCTGCTAACAGTGCTCAAGGCATTGTCACCACTCTATTAGAGGAATACAATAACATATTCAAC GATGAGCACCTCTGGTGCTCCTTGTCACCAGATTCTCAAACCGGAGATAGTGGAACTGAAGAATCAACACATGATGAAACCGTGGATATCAAGGATAATGGATTTCATGATGCAGAAAATGATGCAGATCAGGACTTAGATGATGCTGAGCGATTATTGAGTGGAAAATTGAGTGAAACCAGTGCGTGCACCCGTGCTGAGCTCTATGACTACAAG GAGGTTAATGGCAATGATTCAGACGCTGAACCCTCTGTTGGGGATAACACTTTGGAACCAAATATAGGACCAAATGATGATCCGCTAAGCCATTTAACTGAAACTGGCTCAATGAGAGTCCAACAATCATTGAATGGAAAAGATCCATCAAATCTGGTTTCCAGTCATGAAACTCCATTGTCAATGGGAGAAATTCTTTTGTCGTTGGATGCTGGGATTCAATTACCTGGTCCTGGAGCTGAATATCCTAAGGACAGACACTCCAACAAACCCAATGGAACTCAGCAGCATGTGAAGCGTTCTAACTTATGGGGACGTAATAAT GCAAGAAAAGGCCAACAGTCGGAATTAATTGATCCATCTGTCGAAGAAGA gctTGCTATCCAAAGACTTGAGGTAACAAAAAATGATCTACAGATCAGGATTGCAAAGGAG GCTAGAGGTAATGCAATCCTACAGGCAAGtctggaaagaagaaaacaagCATTACATGAGCGTCGGGTAGCTTTGGAACAGGAT GTGTCAAGGTTGCAAGAGCAACTACAGGCTGAAAGGGATCTTAGAGCTGCACTCGAGGTTGGATTAAGCATGTCTTCTTCACAATTGTCTAGTTCACGCTCCATGGATTCAAAG ACAAAGGCAGAGCTTGAGGAGATTGCTCTCGCAGAAGCTGATGTTGCAAG ATTAAAACAGAAGGTTGCAGAGCTTCATCTCCAACTCAATCAACAGCGCCAGCACCAGCATGGCTCTTCTGTAGATGCTAATGATCGTTATCAACACCTTCCAAGTCATATCTCGCA GAATATTGTCCAACCAGGATTTGACAGGAGCATTGCTTTCTGTAATCAAGAGAAGACGCAAAGGAATAAG
- the LOC120694742 gene encoding rho GTPase-activating protein 7-like isoform X11 gives MAASASASALAERQARGGVASASGNAVFKSGPLFISSKGIGWKSWKKRWFILTRTSLVFFKSDPSTLPQRSGEVNLTLGGIDLNNSGSVVVREDKKLLTVLFPDGRAFTLKAETSEDLFEWKTALEEALAQAPNAALVMGHNGIFRNDTTDVYEGAIPNWREKRPIKSLVVGRPILLALEDIDGSPSFLEKALRFLEKHGIKVEGILRQAADVEEVDRRLQEYEQGRTEFAPEEDAHVIGDCVKHVLRELPSSPIPASCCTALLEAFRLEIKEARINSMRAAVSETFPEPNRRLLQRILRMMHTIASHTAENRMTPSAVAACMAPLLLRPLMAGECEMEDDFDMNGDSAAQLIAAANAANSAQGIVTTLLEEYNNIFNDEHLWCSLSPDSQTGDSGTEESTHDETVDIKDNGFHDAENDADQDLDDAERLLSGKLSETSACTRAELYDYKEVNGNDSDAEPSVGDNTLEPNIGPNDDPLSHLTETGSMRVQQSLNGKDPSNLVSSHETPLSMGEILLSLDAGIQLPGPGAEYPKDRHSNKPNGTQQHVKRSNLWGRNNARKGQQSELIDPSVEEELAIQRLEVTKNDLQIRIAKEARGNAILQASLERRKQALHERRVALEQDVSRLQEQLQAERDLRAALEVGLSMSSSQLSSSRSMDSKKLMLQDCRCPDPAVRTQPVMMLRVPRPRC, from the exons ATGGCGGCGTCGGCATCGGCATCGGCATTGGCGGAGCggcaggcgcgcggcggcgtggcgtcggcGAGCGGCAACGCG GTGTTTAAGAGTGGCCCTCTCTTCATATCATCCAAAG GAATTGGATGGAAATCATGGAAAAAACGTTGGTTCATCCTCACAAGAACATCGCTGGTTTTCTTCAAGAGCGATCCT AGTACATTGCCTCAGCGAAGTGGTGAAGTGAACCTTACATTGGGGGGAATTGACCTGAATAATTCCGGAAG TGTGGTAGTCAGGGAAGACAAAAAGTTGCTGACTGTCCTTTTTCCAGATGGCCGTGCCTTTACCTTGAAG GCAGAAACTTCTGAAGACTTATTCGAGTGGAAAACAGCACTGGAAGAAGCTCTTGCACAGGCTCCAAATGCAGCTCTTGTGATGGGACATAATGGAATATTTCGTAATGACACAACAGATGTATACGAAGGGGCTATTCCAAATT ggagagagaagagaccTATCAAATCACTAGTTGTTGGCAGGCCAATACTACTTGCACTGGAAGATATAGATGGCAGTCCTTCTTTTCTAGAAAAAGCTTTGCGTTTCCTTGAGAAACATG GAATAAAAGTGGAAGGAATTCTGCGTCAAGCTGCAGATGTGGAGGAGGTTGACAGGagattgcaagaatatgaacaAG GAAGGACAGAGTTTGCACCAGAAGAGGATGCTCATGTTATTGGTGACTGCGTAAAG CATGTTCTTCGTGagcttccatcttctccaattCCTGCTTCCTGCTGCACAGCATTATTGGAAGCTTTCC GTCTGGAGATCAAGGAAGCTCGGATCAATTCGATGCGTGCAGCAGTATCTGAAACATTTCCTGAGCCTAATAGGCGGCTGCTACAGAG AATTTTAAGAATGATGCATACCATTGCTTCTCACACTGCTGAGAATCGAATGACTCCATCAGCAGTTGCTGCTTGTATGGCCCCGCTCTTGTTACGTCCCCTTATGGCCGGTGAATGCGAGATGGAAGATGACTTTGACATGAATGGTGACAGTGCTGCTCAGCTTATTGCAGCAGCTAATGCTGCTAACAGTGCTCAAGGCATTGTCACCACTCTATTAGAGGAATACAATAACATATTCAAC GATGAGCACCTCTGGTGCTCCTTGTCACCAGATTCTCAAACCGGAGATAGTGGAACTGAAGAATCAACACATGATGAAACCGTGGATATCAAGGATAATGGATTTCATGATGCAGAAAATGATGCAGATCAGGACTTAGATGATGCTGAGCGATTATTGAGTGGAAAATTGAGTGAAACCAGTGCGTGCACCCGTGCTGAGCTCTATGACTACAAG GAGGTTAATGGCAATGATTCAGACGCTGAACCCTCTGTTGGGGATAACACTTTGGAACCAAATATAGGACCAAATGATGATCCGCTAAGCCATTTAACTGAAACTGGCTCAATGAGAGTCCAACAATCATTGAATGGAAAAGATCCATCAAATCTGGTTTCCAGTCATGAAACTCCATTGTCAATGGGAGAAATTCTTTTGTCGTTGGATGCTGGGATTCAATTACCTGGTCCTGGAGCTGAATATCCTAAGGACAGACACTCCAACAAACCCAATGGAACTCAGCAGCATGTGAAGCGTTCTAACTTATGGGGACGTAATAAT GCAAGAAAAGGCCAACAGTCGGAATTAATTGATCCATCTGTCGAAGAAGA gctTGCTATCCAAAGACTTGAGGTAACAAAAAATGATCTACAGATCAGGATTGCAAAGGAG GCTAGAGGTAATGCAATCCTACAGGCAAGtctggaaagaagaaaacaagCATTACATGAGCGTCGGGTAGCTTTGGAACAGGAT GTGTCAAGGTTGCAAGAGCAACTACAGGCTGAAAGGGATCTTAGAGCTGCACTCGAGGTTGGATTAAGCATGTCTTCTTCACAATTGTCTAGTTCACGCTCCATGGATTCAAAG AAGCTGATGTTGCAAGATtgtcggtgccctgacccggcggtccggacccaaccagtgatgatgctgcgtgttcctcgtcccagatgttga